A portion of the Lysinibacillus timonensis genome contains these proteins:
- a CDS encoding thiamine diphosphokinase: protein MTTVIVCSGGPENELPYLKMYQSLEEVYFIGADKGSLYLLNQGITPDEVVGDFDSLTEDEWIKITKTVSKINKVKAEKDDTDTDIALSSALLYKPTNIILTGVTGGRLDHYEAAIRSVYRIQKENLHIQMKIVDAKNEISFLFPGKHKLNQNGNYRYLSFFAYEQNVVDVTLRGVKYETTNQIIQIGTSRFTSNEMNSHDGYISFSSGICLMIRSSD, encoded by the coding sequence ATGACAACCGTAATCGTTTGTTCAGGGGGACCAGAAAACGAACTACCTTACCTTAAAATGTATCAATCATTGGAAGAAGTTTACTTTATTGGCGCAGATAAAGGTTCGTTGTATTTATTGAATCAAGGTATAACCCCTGATGAAGTTGTAGGCGATTTTGATTCTTTAACAGAAGATGAATGGATTAAAATAACAAAAACTGTGAGTAAAATTAATAAAGTTAAAGCTGAAAAAGACGATACGGATACAGATATTGCGTTATCAAGCGCATTACTATATAAACCTACTAATATTATTCTAACGGGTGTAACGGGAGGTAGGCTTGATCATTACGAAGCTGCCATACGTTCAGTTTACCGAATTCAAAAGGAAAACTTACATATACAAATGAAAATCGTCGACGCAAAAAATGAAATTAGTTTTCTTTTCCCTGGTAAACACAAACTAAATCAGAATGGCAATTACCGATACCTTTCTTTTTTTGCGTATGAACAGAATGTAGTAGACGTTACTTTACGTGGTGTAAAATATGAAACTACAAACCAAATCATTCAGATTGGTACCTCTCGTTTTACTAGTAATGAAATGAATTCTCATGATGGGTATATCTCCTTTTCTTCTGGCATATGTTTAATGATAAGAAGTAGTGACTGA
- the spoVM gene encoding stage V sporulation protein SpoVM, which translates to MRVYTFQLPKFVSSFTRACINMFKGGKKKEKNK; encoded by the coding sequence TTGAGAGTTTACACATTCCAGTTGCCGAAATTTGTTAGTAGTTTCACTCGTGCATGTATTAATATGTTCAAGGGTGGTAAAAAGAAGGAAAAAAATAAATAA